In Stieleria varia, one genomic interval encodes:
- a CDS encoding cation acetate symporter has protein sequence MIYEPSVIAVVVFFVFVGATVGLSFFLGRKAKSSEGYFAAHGQIPWAVNGIAFAGDYLSAASFLGICGMIANYGYDGFLYSIGFLAGWIVALFVIAEPMKRLGKFTFADALDSQFDSRGIKAAAGISTLVVSVFYLIPQMVGAGSLIQPLLGFPHWVGVVLVGIVVITIVVTAGMVSTTWVQFLKGSLLVIFSAVLVVLLLMRGFVAEPDRFRELGPMPVADLQNETVGGLKVIQVTDGWESVPQFVRLQRDGQSGYDIYDVVPSNDQETEVVLRQAQAVTKTSDGILINGAPRGVGEREQLLQPVGTISRLPDGESESGPLGPVEFFNTLNDSELILWRNTTVAHADGTKTVVHFQKPTAGSEVLRPGEHPKFAGIRGDALIGKLDFLSLMLALFCGTASLPHILIRYYTVKDGAAARKSTIVGIASIGFFYVLTLFLGLGAMTSGAMDLTDTNMAAPLLARSISTWLFAIISAIAFTTVLGTVSGLILASSGAVAHDLLTGVMGIKMSGEMQVRVAKFAAVVVGVIAIALGILFRELNVGYLVGWAFSVAASANLPALVMLLFWKGTTRQGIIASVLVGMISSLGWILLSAGTYKSVYGLDPSTAMTPFDQPGIVTIPLAFVTLIVVSLLTHSDRVAVNAE, from the coding sequence ATGATCTATGAACCATCGGTCATCGCCGTCGTCGTCTTCTTTGTGTTCGTCGGTGCCACGGTCGGATTGAGTTTCTTTCTCGGTCGCAAGGCCAAATCATCCGAAGGCTATTTCGCTGCTCACGGGCAGATCCCCTGGGCGGTCAACGGGATCGCTTTTGCTGGGGACTATCTGTCCGCGGCATCGTTCCTGGGCATTTGCGGAATGATTGCCAATTACGGCTACGACGGATTTCTGTACTCGATCGGCTTCTTGGCAGGCTGGATCGTTGCCTTGTTCGTGATCGCCGAGCCGATGAAACGTTTGGGCAAGTTCACCTTTGCCGATGCACTGGATTCCCAGTTTGATTCTCGGGGCATCAAAGCGGCTGCGGGGATCAGCACGCTGGTCGTCAGCGTGTTTTATCTGATTCCCCAAATGGTCGGCGCCGGGTCGTTGATTCAACCGCTGTTGGGGTTTCCGCATTGGGTCGGTGTTGTTCTGGTCGGGATCGTGGTGATCACGATTGTCGTCACCGCAGGCATGGTCTCGACGACATGGGTGCAATTCCTGAAAGGGTCGCTGCTGGTGATCTTCAGTGCCGTGCTGGTGGTGCTGTTGCTGATGCGAGGTTTTGTCGCCGAGCCGGACAGGTTTCGCGAGCTGGGACCGATGCCGGTCGCTGATCTGCAGAATGAAACGGTCGGCGGCTTGAAAGTGATCCAGGTGACCGACGGTTGGGAGTCGGTTCCACAGTTCGTGCGACTGCAGCGCGACGGCCAATCGGGATACGACATCTATGACGTCGTCCCGTCGAATGACCAGGAAACCGAAGTCGTTCTGCGTCAAGCACAGGCGGTCACGAAAACATCCGACGGCATTCTGATCAATGGCGCACCACGCGGCGTCGGTGAGCGAGAGCAACTCCTGCAGCCGGTGGGGACGATTTCCCGATTGCCTGACGGAGAAAGCGAGTCTGGGCCGCTCGGTCCCGTCGAGTTCTTCAACACGCTCAACGACAGTGAACTGATCTTGTGGAGAAACACAACGGTCGCGCACGCTGACGGCACCAAGACCGTGGTTCACTTTCAAAAACCCACGGCGGGCAGCGAAGTGCTGCGTCCGGGCGAGCATCCCAAGTTTGCCGGGATTCGCGGCGATGCGCTGATCGGCAAGCTCGATTTTCTCTCGCTGATGTTGGCGTTGTTTTGCGGAACCGCATCCTTGCCGCACATTTTGATTCGCTACTACACGGTCAAAGACGGTGCGGCGGCAAGGAAGAGCACGATCGTGGGCATCGCGAGCATTGGGTTCTTTTATGTGTTGACGTTGTTCTTGGGGCTCGGTGCCATGACCAGCGGCGCGATGGACTTGACCGACACCAACATGGCGGCACCTTTGCTGGCACGCAGCATCAGCACATGGCTGTTCGCGATCATTTCAGCGATTGCGTTCACAACCGTGTTGGGAACCGTCAGCGGTTTGATCTTGGCCAGCAGTGGCGCCGTGGCGCACGATTTGTTGACCGGCGTAATGGGCATCAAGATGTCCGGTGAAATGCAAGTCCGCGTGGCGAAGTTTGCTGCGGTGGTGGTGGGCGTGATCGCGATTGCGTTGGGGATCCTGTTCCGTGAGCTCAACGTCGGCTATTTGGTCGGCTGGGCATTCAGTGTTGCCGCCAGTGCGAACTTGCCAGCCCTGGTCATGCTGTTGTTCTGGAAAGGCACGACGCGACAAGGAATCATTGCCAGCGTGTTGGTCGGCATGATCAGTTCGCTGGGCTGGATTTTGTTGTCCGCGGGAACGTACAAGAGCGTCTACGGCCTGGACCCGTCGACGGCAATGACACCGTTTGATCAACCTGGGATCGTGACGATTCCGTTGGCATTCGTGACGTTGATCGTGGTGTCTTTACTGACGCATTCTGATCGTGTGGCGGTGAATGCGGAGTAG
- the xylB gene encoding xylulokinase, translated as MSHYIGIDVGTSGTKTLLIEAGGRVVAEADANYPLHQPQPGWTEQDPEDWWRATVKTVRAVMKASGLKPEAVKAIGLSGQMHGSVFLDKDQNVIRHALLWNDQRTAAECDEITSSAGGRKALIKMVANPALTGFQAPKILWLRNNEKRNFDRLRTVLLPKDEIRRRLTGELVTEVSDASGTLLLDVVKRQWSKKLLSKLDLDPGLLPAVVESDEVTGTLTPAVAKQLGLSTDCKVVGGAGDCAAGAVGNGVVKKGVLSTSIGTSGVMFVHSDEPQYDAAGRLHTFCHAVNGKWHMMGVNLTSGGSLQWWVESVLQGLAGLSGKKTYAAATAEAEKIAAGSNGLLFLPYLNGERTPHADPNARGAFVGLNLTHDRGAMTRSVMEGITFALRDSLDIIQSLDVPVGEIRASGGGSRNPFWRQMQADVFGKKITTLTVEQGPAFGVALLAAVGDGAYKDIQSACNATIEVASQTTPDKDAVKRYDKLFPIYRRLYQDLAESMGELACYQAGN; from the coding sequence ATGAGTCACTACATCGGAATCGACGTCGGAACCAGCGGAACCAAGACGCTCTTGATCGAAGCGGGGGGGCGTGTGGTCGCCGAAGCCGATGCGAACTACCCGCTGCATCAGCCGCAACCCGGATGGACCGAGCAGGACCCCGAGGACTGGTGGCGGGCAACGGTAAAGACGGTCCGCGCGGTCATGAAAGCGTCGGGGCTGAAACCGGAGGCCGTCAAAGCGATCGGGCTCAGTGGGCAGATGCACGGCAGCGTTTTCTTGGACAAAGATCAAAATGTGATCCGTCACGCGTTGCTGTGGAACGATCAAAGGACCGCCGCCGAATGCGACGAAATCACATCCTCCGCCGGCGGCAGAAAAGCGTTGATCAAGATGGTCGCCAACCCCGCGTTGACCGGATTTCAAGCACCCAAGATCCTCTGGCTGAGAAACAACGAGAAGCGAAATTTTGATCGCTTACGCACGGTGTTGTTGCCCAAGGACGAGATCCGTCGACGCCTGACCGGTGAACTTGTCACGGAAGTCAGTGATGCAAGCGGCACGCTGTTGCTCGATGTGGTCAAACGTCAATGGTCCAAGAAACTGCTTTCAAAATTGGACTTGGACCCGGGGCTGTTGCCCGCCGTGGTGGAGAGCGATGAAGTCACAGGCACACTGACGCCCGCGGTCGCCAAACAACTGGGGTTGTCAACCGATTGCAAAGTCGTTGGTGGTGCCGGTGATTGCGCTGCAGGCGCCGTCGGTAACGGCGTGGTGAAAAAAGGAGTCCTGAGCACATCCATCGGAACCAGTGGCGTGATGTTCGTTCACAGCGACGAGCCCCAGTACGATGCCGCCGGTCGGCTTCACACGTTCTGTCACGCGGTCAATGGCAAATGGCACATGATGGGCGTCAACTTGACCAGCGGAGGTTCGCTGCAATGGTGGGTCGAGTCCGTCCTGCAAGGACTCGCCGGACTTTCTGGCAAAAAGACATATGCGGCCGCGACAGCGGAAGCAGAAAAGATCGCAGCGGGTAGCAATGGACTGCTGTTCTTGCCGTATCTCAACGGCGAGCGAACACCCCACGCCGATCCCAATGCGCGAGGTGCGTTTGTCGGTTTGAACCTGACACATGATCGCGGTGCAATGACACGTAGTGTCATGGAAGGCATCACGTTCGCGCTGCGTGACTCGCTGGACATCATCCAGTCACTCGACGTACCCGTTGGCGAAATCCGAGCATCAGGAGGCGGCAGCAGGAATCCATTCTGGCGTCAGATGCAGGCGGACGTGTTCGGCAAGAAAATCACCACCCTGACGGTGGAGCAAGGCCCGGCGTTCGGCGTCGCACTGCTGGCGGCGGTCGGCGACGGTGCTTACAAAGACATCCAATCGGCATGCAATGCGACCATCGAGGTGGCCAGTCAAACGACTCCTGACAAAGATGCGGTCAAGCGATACGACAAACTGTTTCCGATCTACCGTCGCCTCTACCAAGACCTCGCCGAGTCGATGGGCGAACTGGCGTGCTACCAAGCCGGAAACTGA
- a CDS encoding DUF533 domain-containing protein: MFWERCWGRKSGGGSAGGNILKDILGGQAQAAPSPQPRRAPEPRRAPEPQRANRPRTISDAAQSLEDLLNVSHEEHTQRRQAPAPSPTPQRVPQPTPQRAPAPPSRKPLPPRETLNEQSAVLVRAMIGAAKADGQITQDEQQQIIDQLGHVDESTIEFLRQEFSRPIDVKELAWSVPLGMEEQAYTISLIAIDLDENKEAQYLGDLAHGLRLQPSVCNSIHRKYGAPEIFHD; encoded by the coding sequence ATGTTTTGGGAGCGTTGCTGGGGGCGCAAATCCGGCGGCGGTTCTGCCGGCGGTAATATCCTGAAAGATATTTTGGGTGGACAAGCACAAGCGGCGCCGTCGCCTCAGCCGCGTCGAGCACCCGAGCCGCGTCGAGCACCCGAGCCACAGCGAGCCAATCGCCCAAGGACCATCAGCGATGCGGCACAGAGCCTGGAGGATTTGCTGAACGTATCACACGAAGAACACACACAACGTCGGCAAGCTCCTGCTCCTAGCCCTACGCCTCAGCGAGTCCCGCAGCCAACGCCGCAACGTGCTCCCGCACCGCCGTCGCGCAAGCCGTTGCCCCCGCGCGAAACGCTCAATGAGCAGTCGGCCGTCTTAGTTCGAGCGATGATCGGCGCGGCCAAAGCCGATGGGCAAATCACGCAAGACGAGCAGCAGCAAATCATTGATCAGTTGGGGCACGTCGACGAATCGACCATCGAGTTCCTGCGTCAAGAGTTCTCGCGACCAATCGACGTTAAAGAATTGGCTTGGTCGGTTCCACTGGGAATGGAGGAGCAGGCCTACACGATTTCATTGATCGCCATTGATTTGGATGAAAACAAAGAGGCGCAGTACCTGGGTGATCTTGCCCACGGATTGCGTCTGCAACCAAGCGTGTGCAATTCGATCCATCGCAAGTACGGCGCTCCTGAGATTTTCCACGACTAG
- a CDS encoding DUF937 domain-containing protein gives MSELLDIVGQHLDQDAIAALSQSLGADPDQTEKAIGAALPTLLGALTRNAENEQGQQRLHHALVRDHDGSLLDQLGDWFAPGQAPAGVNEKATQGNAILDHILGNRKERVEEGVSRASGLTGGQTMKLMVMLAPLLMGALGKRTRDKELSPGGLGDLLNSERKEVESKTFGGGFIARMFDQDGDGDFDMMDIMKFGMSRFFGRKS, from the coding sequence ATGTCAGAACTACTAGACATCGTCGGACAGCATCTCGACCAAGACGCAATCGCAGCACTGAGCCAGTCGCTCGGAGCTGATCCGGATCAAACCGAGAAAGCGATCGGCGCCGCTCTGCCGACATTGCTGGGGGCACTGACGCGTAATGCCGAAAATGAACAAGGTCAGCAGCGACTACACCATGCCTTGGTTCGCGACCACGATGGATCCTTGCTGGACCAACTGGGCGACTGGTTTGCTCCCGGGCAAGCACCGGCGGGAGTGAACGAGAAAGCGACGCAGGGCAACGCGATTTTGGATCACATCTTGGGCAATCGAAAGGAACGTGTGGAAGAGGGCGTCAGCCGCGCGAGTGGCTTGACCGGCGGGCAGACCATGAAGCTGATGGTGATGCTAGCACCACTCTTGATGGGAGCACTTGGCAAACGAACACGAGACAAAGAGCTTTCGCCAGGCGGTTTGGGCGACTTGCTCAACAGCGAACGCAAAGAAGTGGAGTCGAAAACATTTGGGGGCGGTTTCATAGCCCGGATGTTTGATCAAGACGGTGACGGTGACTTTGACATGATGGACATCATGAAATTCGGGATGAGCCGATTCTTTGGCCGTAAGTCATGA
- a CDS encoding DEAD/DEAH box helicase: protein MIDDPTAAGIQKIKQSTKSMSTFESMDLFAPIKRALAEEKYETPTPIQAQTIPAAIEGQDILGCAQTGTGKTAAFALPILDFLGHEKPPLSSKHATALVLAPTRELAIQIGESFKVYGKHMRFRSALVYGGVGQAQQVKAMRTGVDVLIATPGRLLDLMQQGHISLANVEILVLDEADRMLDMGFMPALKKIIAELPKERQSLFFSATLPPKIRELSQELLFNPISVNVTPKTTSVQQIQQSVRIVPRGDKVALLSKTLKSQGVDQTIVFTRTKHGANALTRKLEKEGIAAVAIHGNKTQNARQKALDAFRRKKVTVLVATDVAARGIDIDGVSHVINFDMPNEPESYVHRIGRTGRAGAEGVAISYCMPDEREILHAVESLIGQKLTIENPEVKFVSGKPVATGGQTQSRGRSGNRRNNFKSSGFKKAKKAGHTGGPTAYAKDSGKRRHRSASA from the coding sequence ATGATCGACGATCCCACCGCAGCCGGCATACAGAAAATCAAACAAAGCACAAAGAGCATGAGCACTTTTGAATCGATGGATCTGTTCGCACCCATCAAGCGAGCCCTGGCAGAAGAAAAATACGAAACTCCGACACCCATCCAGGCACAGACGATCCCCGCGGCGATCGAGGGACAAGACATTCTGGGATGCGCCCAAACCGGCACCGGCAAGACAGCCGCATTCGCTTTGCCGATCCTGGATTTCCTGGGGCATGAAAAGCCTCCGTTGTCGTCCAAACACGCGACAGCACTCGTGCTGGCACCCACGCGGGAATTGGCGATCCAGATCGGAGAAAGTTTCAAGGTCTACGGCAAACACATGCGGTTTCGCTCCGCATTGGTCTACGGCGGTGTCGGTCAAGCACAACAAGTCAAAGCCATGCGGACGGGCGTCGATGTCCTCATCGCCACACCCGGTCGTCTGCTCGATCTGATGCAGCAAGGACACATCAGTTTGGCCAACGTTGAGATCTTGGTTTTGGACGAAGCCGACCGGATGCTGGACATGGGATTCATGCCCGCGCTCAAAAAGATCATCGCCGAACTGCCCAAGGAACGTCAGTCGCTGTTCTTTTCGGCCACGCTGCCCCCCAAGATCCGCGAGTTGTCGCAAGAACTGCTGTTCAATCCGATCTCCGTCAACGTGACGCCCAAGACGACCAGCGTACAGCAAATCCAACAAAGTGTTCGAATCGTTCCACGTGGTGACAAAGTCGCGTTGTTGAGCAAGACGCTCAAGAGCCAAGGGGTCGATCAGACCATTGTCTTCACGCGAACCAAACACGGCGCCAATGCGTTGACTCGCAAGCTGGAGAAAGAGGGCATTGCAGCCGTTGCGATTCACGGAAACAAAACGCAAAACGCCAGACAAAAAGCCCTCGACGCGTTTCGCCGAAAGAAAGTCACCGTCTTGGTGGCAACCGACGTGGCCGCACGTGGTATCGACATCGATGGTGTTTCCCACGTCATCAACTTTGACATGCCCAACGAACCCGAGAGCTACGTACACCGAATCGGTCGCACCGGTCGTGCGGGAGCCGAAGGCGTTGCGATCTCATACTGCATGCCCGACGAACGCGAGATATTGCACGCCGTCGAAAGCTTGATCGGTCAAAAACTGACGATCGAAAACCCCGAAGTCAAATTTGTTTCGGGCAAGCCCGTCGCCACCGGTGGACAGACTCAGAGCCGCGGTCGCTCGGGAAACCGACGCAATAACTTCAAGTCATCCGGATTCAAGAAAGCCAAGAAAGCCGGTCACACCGGAGGCCCCACCGCTTACGCCAAAGACAGTGGCAAGCGTCGGCATAGGAGTGCCTCTGCGTAG
- a CDS encoding cold-shock protein produces MEQGTIKRITDKGFGFIATAGKDTDMFFHSSSVQGIDFNSLREGQDVTYTIGQGPKGPRAENVQLRD; encoded by the coding sequence ATGGAACAAGGCACCATCAAACGCATTACGGACAAGGGATTTGGATTCATCGCCACCGCTGGCAAGGACACTGATATGTTCTTTCACAGCTCATCGGTGCAAGGCATTGATTTCAATAGCTTGCGTGAAGGCCAAGACGTGACTTACACGATCGGACAAGGCCCCAAGGGTCCACGCGCTGAAAACGTGCAACTTCGCGACTAA
- a CDS encoding serine/threonine protein kinase: MSQLSLQDYCKTLQASGLISVDAMRERYKVFRDICDGDPKSKSALAFADFLQSDGKLTEWQNEKLLRGKYRGLKLGKFHIQDLLGVGGMGRVFLAEDEILQRRVAIKVLPSERCQESDSLQRFYLEARALARLNHNNIVRVHDVSAEGARHFIVMEYVDGINLYKKIRRDGPSTPREAIDFVRQSASGLQHAHDAGLIHRDIKPPNLLLDLDGNVKILDLGLARLMADDAENVESGNGKTVGTADFMSPEQTRGLSDVDHRTDIYSLGCTLFFLLTGRPPFKSRSIKQKLMAHRTELPPAINPFRTKKGLPTISPELAILCGRMMAKQPSERFESAAALIESLNELPEKQHEEQHEQLDESAEIATDEQKRTGWDDPFWDE, from the coding sequence ATGTCCCAGCTATCGCTCCAAGACTATTGCAAAACCCTTCAGGCCAGCGGCTTGATTTCGGTTGATGCGATGCGTGAACGCTACAAGGTTTTTCGCGATATTTGCGACGGCGATCCCAAGTCAAAATCAGCACTCGCCTTCGCCGACTTTCTGCAGTCCGATGGCAAATTGACCGAGTGGCAAAATGAAAAACTGCTGCGGGGCAAATACCGCGGCTTGAAACTCGGCAAATTTCATATCCAGGATCTGCTCGGCGTCGGCGGCATGGGACGCGTTTTTCTAGCCGAAGATGAGATTCTGCAACGCAGGGTGGCGATCAAAGTCCTGCCCAGCGAGCGATGCCAGGAAAGCGATTCTCTGCAGCGGTTTTACTTGGAAGCGAGGGCATTGGCGCGACTGAATCACAACAACATCGTGCGTGTTCATGATGTCAGCGCAGAGGGTGCTCGACATTTCATCGTCATGGAGTACGTCGATGGAATCAACCTGTACAAGAAAATTCGCCGTGACGGTCCGTCCACACCACGCGAAGCAATTGATTTCGTTCGCCAGTCGGCGTCGGGGTTGCAGCACGCTCACGATGCGGGATTGATTCACCGTGATATCAAGCCGCCCAATTTGTTGCTCGATCTCGATGGCAACGTCAAGATTCTGGATCTCGGGCTGGCGCGATTGATGGCCGACGACGCGGAGAACGTGGAATCGGGAAACGGTAAAACCGTCGGCACAGCAGACTTCATGTCGCCTGAACAAACGCGTGGCCTCAGCGACGTGGATCACCGCACGGACATCTACAGCCTCGGTTGCACCCTGTTCTTCTTGCTCACCGGCCGACCACCATTCAAATCGAGATCGATCAAGCAGAAGCTGATGGCTCACCGCACCGAACTGCCACCGGCGATCAATCCGTTTCGTACCAAGAAAGGATTGCCAACGATCTCACCGGAGCTAGCGATCTTGTGTGGCCGCATGATGGCCAAACAACCGAGTGAACGATTTGAATCGGCTGCGGCGTTGATCGAGTCACTCAATGAACTGCCCGAAAAACAACACGAAGAACAACACGAGCAGCTTGACGAATCGGCTGAGATCGCAACCGACGAACAAAAACGAACGGGTTGGGACGATCCCTTTTGGGACGAGTGA
- a CDS encoding DUF2306 domain-containing protein: MSGHAYAGPVAGLGFAIHCMLTGLFVVIAAWQASRARMISDRRWATQTYLLLCAPLLLRLISGAAAVSNFEDQWVYQLTAWVSWLSCGKSGESLSQQHGT; encoded by the coding sequence ATGTCGGGACACGCTTATGCGGGACCGGTTGCGGGACTCGGGTTCGCGATTCATTGCATGTTGACGGGACTGTTCGTGGTGATCGCCGCGTGGCAGGCAAGCCGGGCACGTATGATCTCCGATCGACGTTGGGCGACGCAAACTTATTTGTTGCTGTGCGCGCCCTTGCTGCTACGGTTGATTTCCGGCGCGGCAGCTGTCTCCAACTTTGAAGACCAATGGGTCTATCAACTGACGGCGTGGGTCAGTTGGCTGAGTTGTGGGAAATCTGGTGAATCACTTTCCCAGCAGCATGGCACTTGA